From Mytilus edulis chromosome 9, xbMytEdul2.2, whole genome shotgun sequence, the proteins below share one genomic window:
- the LOC139488229 gene encoding uncharacterized protein, translated as MLKALTIISLVLISAHAKTMCRLDSECASGECCYYHEGPMIVSKRNLLPFNAMHQGGWCEKYLTDGARCNPFNKVNGHCSCGNGLKCTRFPYTTTSSVGKRGLLPGDYLCAPTP; from the exons ATGTTAAAAGCATTGACTATAATTTCCTTGGTTTTAATATCAGCACATGCG AAGACGATGTGTAGACTCGATTCCGAATGTGCATCAGGCGAATGTTGTTACTATCACGAAGGACCTATGATTGTAAGCAAGAGAAATCTCTTGCCATTCAATGCCATGCATCAAG GTGGTTGGTGTGAGAAATATCTCACTGATGGAGCTCGGTGTAATCCATTTAACAAAGTGAACGGACACTGTAGTTGTGGAAATGGTCTAAAATGTACACGTTTTCCATACACAACTACGTCATCAGTGGGTAAAAGGGGACTTCTTCCAGGAGACTACCTCTGCGCTCCAACTCCTTAA
- the LOC139488234 gene encoding cytochrome P450 2J4-like, whose translation MEIITSVVLVTIVIILVTFCLNNKFMVSGNSLPGPIAWPFFGNILMVSRSKNFYQLTKSLQEKYGNVYRLKLGQLTVVCISGHKNLSRILVEDGENSSQRPNWMFCSKKVFKEKGIVWANGHQWKELNKLILQSQQTETFQQNMQQELTQEVNELCKCFSPDNATDPLDCFYDSTLNVLSIMVFGKRFQYNDLELNTLRSSIKYIFKNGQSLGRKETFFSWLALFTKSQVNEVVGEIDKLHGFMKQKLENHAMENNKKLPHDLLAAYLNPSESERKDRALSEENVFQAIVDMYIAAYDTYTATMIMIVFYLLKYPDVQRRCREEIHKVCKGKRPITIDDKDKLCYVESTIKEVLRIAKPVVLAIYRTIERSITVEGYNIPAKSIILFDLNDPQIDPTLWDNPDVFDPDRWTNPHKNGYIPFGLGPRRCVGAPTIDLTLFLMITNILQKFELVPEDEKNLPMEKEWSGIALFPKPFKMFMKPVDY comes from the exons ATGGAAATCATCACCAGTGTTGTATTAGTGACAATAGTCATAATTCTCGTCACTTTCTGTTTGAATAACAAATTTATGGTATCCGGGAATAGTCTCCCAGGACCAATAGCTTGGCCCTTTTTTGGAAATATTCTGATGGTTAGTAGGAGCAAAAACTTTTATCAGTTGACGAAGAGTTTACAAGAGAAGTATGGGAACGTTTACAGATTAAAGTTAGGACAATTAACTGTTGTGTGCATATCTGGACATAAAAATTTATCCCGAATTTTGGTTGAAGATGGCGAAAATTCTTCACAAAGACCCAACTGGATGTTTTGTTCAAAGAAAGTGTTTAAAGAAAAAG GTATTGTATGGGCGAATGGACACCAGTGGAAGGAATTGAATAAACTTATACTTCAATCACAGCAGACAGAAACCTTCCAACAGAACATGCAACAGGAGCTTACACAAGAGGTCAACGAACTCTGTAAATGCTTCAGTCCTGATAACGCTACAGATCCTCTAGACTGTTTTTATGATAGTACACTTAATGTTCTCTCAATAATGGTATTCGGAAAGAG ATTTCAATATAATGACTTGGAACTTAATACCTTACGTTCTAGTATCAAGTACATTTTCAAAAATGGACAGAGTTTGGGTAGAAAGGAAACGTTCTTTAGTTGGCTAGCTCTGTTTACAAAGTCTCAG GTAAACGAAGTAGTCGGAGAAATTGACAAATTGCATGGGTTTATGAAACAAAAATTGGAGAATCATGCTatggaaaataataaaaagttgcCACATGATTTGTTAGCCGCTTATTTGAATCCGTCTGAATCAGAAAGAAAGGACAGGGCATTATCAg AAGAAAATGTGTTCCAAGCTATCGTTGACATGTATATTGCTGCATACGACACTTACACAGCCACAATGATAATGATTGTGTTTTATCTATTGAAATACCCGGATGTTCAAAGGAGGTGCAGGGAAGAAATACATAAG GTATGTAAAGGAAAAAGGCCCATCACAATTGATGATAAAGATAAATTGTGCTACGTCGAATCAACGATCAAAGAAGTTCTGCGTATTGCAAAACCAG TTGTTTTAGCAATATACAGAACCATCGAACGGAGTATAACAGTCGAGGGGTATAACATTCCAGCAAAATCAATCATACTGTTTGATTTAAATGACCCACAGATTGACCCTACACTATGGGATAATCCTGACGTATTTGACCCTGACAGATGGACAAACCCTCATAAGAACGGATACATTCCTTTTGGTCTTG GACCAAGACGGTGTGTAGGTGCGCCAACGATAGACCTGACTCTATTTCTGATGATCACAAATATACTTCAAAAGTTTGAATTAGTTCCAGAAGACGAGAAAAACTTACCTATGGAAAAAGAATGGTCTGGGATTGCTCTTtttccaaaacccttcaaaatgTTTATGAAGCCTGTGGACTATTGA